One stretch of Orcinus orca chromosome 15, mOrcOrc1.1, whole genome shotgun sequence DNA includes these proteins:
- the KMT5A gene encoding N-lysine methyltransferase KMT5A isoform X5: MSPNKCSGMRSPLQEENSVAHHEVKCQGKPLAGIYRKRDEKRNSGNAIRSSMKAEEQKIKDARRGPLAPFPNQKSEATEPPKTPTSSCDSPNAAAAKQALKKPVRAKQAPRKKAQGKTQQNRKLTDFYPVRRSSRKSKAELQSEERKRIDELIESGKEEGMKIDLIDGKGRGVIATKQFSRGEFVVEYHGDLIEITDAKKREALYAQDPSTGCYMYYFQYLSKTYCVDATRETNRLGRLINHSKCGNCQTKLHDIDGVPHLILIASRDIEAGEELLYDYGDRSRASIEAHPWLKH, encoded by the exons ATGAGCCCGAACAAATGCTCTGGAATGCGTTCCCCCCTTCAGGAAGAGAACTCAGTTGCACATCACGAAGTCAAATGCCAGGGGAAGCCGTTAGCCGGAATCTACAGGAAACGCGACG AGAAAAGAAACTCTGGGAATGCAATACGAAGCTCCATGAAGGCCGAGGAACAGAAGATCAAAGACGCCAGGAGAGGTCCCCTGGCCCCTTTTCCAAACCAAAAATCTGAAGCAACAGAACCTCCCAAAACCCCGACCTCGTCTTGTGATTCTCCCAATGCAGCTGCCGCCAAGCAAGCCCTGAAAAAGCCCGTCAGGGCCAAACAGGCTCCCAGGAAAAA AGCTCAAGGAAAAACGCAGCAGAATCGTAAGCTCACAGATTTCTACCCTGTTCGAAGGAGCTCCAGGAAGAGCAAAGCTGAGCTGCAG tctgaagaaaggaaaagaatagacGAATTGATTGAAAGtgggaaagaagaaggaatgaaG ATTGACCTCATTGACGGCAAAGGCAGGGGCGTGATCGCCACCAAGCAGTTCTCCCGGGGCGAGTTTGTGGTGGAATACCACGGGGACCTCATCGAGATCACCGACGCCAAGAAGCGGGAGGCTCTGTATGCGCAAGACCCCTCCACGGGCTGCTACATGTACTATTTTCAGTATCTGAGCAAAACCTACTG cgtGGATGCAACCAGAGAGACAAATCGCCTGGGAAGACTGATCAACCACAGTAAATGTGGGAACTGCCAAACCAAACTGCACGACATCGACGGCGTGCCTCACCTCATCCTCATTGCCTCTCGCGACATCGAGGCTGGGGAGGAGCTCCTGTATGACTATGGGGACCGCAGCCGGGCTTCCATCGAAGCCCACCCCTGGCTGAAGCATTAA
- the KMT5A gene encoding N-lysine methyltransferase KMT5A isoform X3, with protein MSKPRAVEAAAAAAAVAATAPGPEMVERRGPGRPRTNGENVFTGQSKIYTYMSPNKCSGMRSPLQEENSVAHHEVKCQGKPLAGIYRKRDEKRNSGNAIRSSMKAEEQKIKDARRGPLAPFPNQKSEATEPPKTPTSSCDSPNAAAAKQALKKPVRAKQAPRKKAQGKTQQNRKLTDFYPVRRSSRKSKAELQSEERKRIDELIESGKEEGMKIDLIDGKGRGVIATKQFSRGEFVVEYHGDLIEITDAKKREALYAQDPSTGCYMYYFQYLSKTYCVDATRETNRLGRLINHSKCGNCQTKLHDIDGVPHLILIASRDIEAGEELLYDYGDRSRASIEAHPWLKH; from the exons ATGTCCAAGCCCCGCGCggtggaggcggcggcggcggcggcggcggtggcagcGACGGCCCCGGGCCCGGAGATGGTGGAGCGGAGGGGCCCGGGGAGGCCCCGCACCAACGGG GAGAATGTATTTACCGGGCAATCAAAGATCTATACCTACATGAGCCCGAACAAATGCTCTGGAATGCGTTCCCCCCTTCAGGAAGAGAACTCAGTTGCACATCACGAAGTCAAATGCCAGGGGAAGCCGTTAGCCGGAATCTACAGGAAACGCGACG AGAAAAGAAACTCTGGGAATGCAATACGAAGCTCCATGAAGGCCGAGGAACAGAAGATCAAAGACGCCAGGAGAGGTCCCCTGGCCCCTTTTCCAAACCAAAAATCTGAAGCAACAGAACCTCCCAAAACCCCGACCTCGTCTTGTGATTCTCCCAATGCAGCTGCCGCCAAGCAAGCCCTGAAAAAGCCCGTCAGGGCCAAACAGGCTCCCAGGAAAAA AGCTCAAGGAAAAACGCAGCAGAATCGTAAGCTCACAGATTTCTACCCTGTTCGAAGGAGCTCCAGGAAGAGCAAAGCTGAGCTGCAG tctgaagaaaggaaaagaatagacGAATTGATTGAAAGtgggaaagaagaaggaatgaaG ATTGACCTCATTGACGGCAAAGGCAGGGGCGTGATCGCCACCAAGCAGTTCTCCCGGGGCGAGTTTGTGGTGGAATACCACGGGGACCTCATCGAGATCACCGACGCCAAGAAGCGGGAGGCTCTGTATGCGCAAGACCCCTCCACGGGCTGCTACATGTACTATTTTCAGTATCTGAGCAAAACCTACTG cgtGGATGCAACCAGAGAGACAAATCGCCTGGGAAGACTGATCAACCACAGTAAATGTGGGAACTGCCAAACCAAACTGCACGACATCGACGGCGTGCCTCACCTCATCCTCATTGCCTCTCGCGACATCGAGGCTGGGGAGGAGCTCCTGTATGACTATGGGGACCGCAGCCGGGCTTCCATCGAAGCCCACCCCTGGCTGAAGCATTAA
- the KMT5A gene encoding N-lysine methyltransferase KMT5A isoform X7 — translation MKAEEQKIKDARRGPLAPFPNQKSEATEPPKTPTSSCDSPNAAAAKQALKKPVRAKQAPRKKAQGKTQQNRKLTDFYPVRRSSRKSKAELQSEERKRIDELIESGKEEGMKIDLIDGKGRGVIATKQFSRGEFVVEYHGDLIEITDAKKREALYAQDPSTGCYMYYFQYLSKTYCVDATRETNRLGRLINHSKCGNCQTKLHDIDGVPHLILIASRDIEAGEELLYDYGDRSRASIEAHPWLKH, via the exons ATGAAGGCCGAGGAACAGAAGATCAAAGACGCCAGGAGAGGTCCCCTGGCCCCTTTTCCAAACCAAAAATCTGAAGCAACAGAACCTCCCAAAACCCCGACCTCGTCTTGTGATTCTCCCAATGCAGCTGCCGCCAAGCAAGCCCTGAAAAAGCCCGTCAGGGCCAAACAGGCTCCCAGGAAAAA AGCTCAAGGAAAAACGCAGCAGAATCGTAAGCTCACAGATTTCTACCCTGTTCGAAGGAGCTCCAGGAAGAGCAAAGCTGAGCTGCAG tctgaagaaaggaaaagaatagacGAATTGATTGAAAGtgggaaagaagaaggaatgaaG ATTGACCTCATTGACGGCAAAGGCAGGGGCGTGATCGCCACCAAGCAGTTCTCCCGGGGCGAGTTTGTGGTGGAATACCACGGGGACCTCATCGAGATCACCGACGCCAAGAAGCGGGAGGCTCTGTATGCGCAAGACCCCTCCACGGGCTGCTACATGTACTATTTTCAGTATCTGAGCAAAACCTACTG cgtGGATGCAACCAGAGAGACAAATCGCCTGGGAAGACTGATCAACCACAGTAAATGTGGGAACTGCCAAACCAAACTGCACGACATCGACGGCGTGCCTCACCTCATCCTCATTGCCTCTCGCGACATCGAGGCTGGGGAGGAGCTCCTGTATGACTATGGGGACCGCAGCCGGGCTTCCATCGAAGCCCACCCCTGGCTGAAGCATTAA
- the KMT5A gene encoding N-lysine methyltransferase KMT5A isoform X1: MGEGGAVGRRRPFPGAPRRRWWRRQQQQQRQRQRWWPGRGGGGGGGGEGEGAGRAAMGLAGLQENVFTGQSKIYTYMSPNKCSGMRSPLQEENSVAHHEVKCQGKPLAGIYRKRDEKRNSGNAIRSSMKAEEQKIKDARRGPLAPFPNQKSEATEPPKTPTSSCDSPNAAAAKQALKKPVRAKQAPRKKAQGKTQQNRKLTDFYPVRRSSRKSKAELQSEERKRIDELIESGKEEGMKIDLIDGKGRGVIATKQFSRGEFVVEYHGDLIEITDAKKREALYAQDPSTGCYMYYFQYLSKTYCVDATRETNRLGRLINHSKCGNCQTKLHDIDGVPHLILIASRDIEAGEELLYDYGDRSRASIEAHPWLKH, encoded by the exons ATGGGGGAAGGGGGCGCCGTGGGGCGCCGCCGGCCCTTCCCCGGGGCGCCGCGGCGGCgctggtggcggcggcagcagcagcagcagcggcagcggcagcgcTGGTGGCcgggccgcggcggcggcggcggcggcggcggcgagggcGAGGGCGCGGGGCGCGCCGCCATGGGCCTGGCCGGGCTGCAG GAGAATGTATTTACCGGGCAATCAAAGATCTATACCTACATGAGCCCGAACAAATGCTCTGGAATGCGTTCCCCCCTTCAGGAAGAGAACTCAGTTGCACATCACGAAGTCAAATGCCAGGGGAAGCCGTTAGCCGGAATCTACAGGAAACGCGACG AGAAAAGAAACTCTGGGAATGCAATACGAAGCTCCATGAAGGCCGAGGAACAGAAGATCAAAGACGCCAGGAGAGGTCCCCTGGCCCCTTTTCCAAACCAAAAATCTGAAGCAACAGAACCTCCCAAAACCCCGACCTCGTCTTGTGATTCTCCCAATGCAGCTGCCGCCAAGCAAGCCCTGAAAAAGCCCGTCAGGGCCAAACAGGCTCCCAGGAAAAA AGCTCAAGGAAAAACGCAGCAGAATCGTAAGCTCACAGATTTCTACCCTGTTCGAAGGAGCTCCAGGAAGAGCAAAGCTGAGCTGCAG tctgaagaaaggaaaagaatagacGAATTGATTGAAAGtgggaaagaagaaggaatgaaG ATTGACCTCATTGACGGCAAAGGCAGGGGCGTGATCGCCACCAAGCAGTTCTCCCGGGGCGAGTTTGTGGTGGAATACCACGGGGACCTCATCGAGATCACCGACGCCAAGAAGCGGGAGGCTCTGTATGCGCAAGACCCCTCCACGGGCTGCTACATGTACTATTTTCAGTATCTGAGCAAAACCTACTG cgtGGATGCAACCAGAGAGACAAATCGCCTGGGAAGACTGATCAACCACAGTAAATGTGGGAACTGCCAAACCAAACTGCACGACATCGACGGCGTGCCTCACCTCATCCTCATTGCCTCTCGCGACATCGAGGCTGGGGAGGAGCTCCTGTATGACTATGGGGACCGCAGCCGGGCTTCCATCGAAGCCCACCCCTGGCTGAAGCATTAA
- the KMT5A gene encoding N-lysine methyltransferase KMT5A isoform X2, which yields MARGRKMSKPRAVEAAAAAAAVAATAPGPEMVERRGPGRPRTNGENVFTGQSKIYTYMSPNKCSGMRSPLQEENSVAHHEVKCQGKPLAGIYRKRDEKRNSGNAIRSSMKAEEQKIKDARRGPLAPFPNQKSEATEPPKTPTSSCDSPNAAAAKQALKKPVRAKQAPRKKAQGKTQQNRKLTDFYPVRRSSRKSKAELQSEERKRIDELIESGKEEGMKIDLIDGKGRGVIATKQFSRGEFVVEYHGDLIEITDAKKREALYAQDPSTGCYMYYFQYLSKTYCVDATRETNRLGRLINHSKCGNCQTKLHDIDGVPHLILIASRDIEAGEELLYDYGDRSRASIEAHPWLKH from the exons GCAGGAAGATGTCCAAGCCCCGCGCggtggaggcggcggcggcggcggcggcggtggcagcGACGGCCCCGGGCCCGGAGATGGTGGAGCGGAGGGGCCCGGGGAGGCCCCGCACCAACGGG GAGAATGTATTTACCGGGCAATCAAAGATCTATACCTACATGAGCCCGAACAAATGCTCTGGAATGCGTTCCCCCCTTCAGGAAGAGAACTCAGTTGCACATCACGAAGTCAAATGCCAGGGGAAGCCGTTAGCCGGAATCTACAGGAAACGCGACG AGAAAAGAAACTCTGGGAATGCAATACGAAGCTCCATGAAGGCCGAGGAACAGAAGATCAAAGACGCCAGGAGAGGTCCCCTGGCCCCTTTTCCAAACCAAAAATCTGAAGCAACAGAACCTCCCAAAACCCCGACCTCGTCTTGTGATTCTCCCAATGCAGCTGCCGCCAAGCAAGCCCTGAAAAAGCCCGTCAGGGCCAAACAGGCTCCCAGGAAAAA AGCTCAAGGAAAAACGCAGCAGAATCGTAAGCTCACAGATTTCTACCCTGTTCGAAGGAGCTCCAGGAAGAGCAAAGCTGAGCTGCAG tctgaagaaaggaaaagaatagacGAATTGATTGAAAGtgggaaagaagaaggaatgaaG ATTGACCTCATTGACGGCAAAGGCAGGGGCGTGATCGCCACCAAGCAGTTCTCCCGGGGCGAGTTTGTGGTGGAATACCACGGGGACCTCATCGAGATCACCGACGCCAAGAAGCGGGAGGCTCTGTATGCGCAAGACCCCTCCACGGGCTGCTACATGTACTATTTTCAGTATCTGAGCAAAACCTACTG cgtGGATGCAACCAGAGAGACAAATCGCCTGGGAAGACTGATCAACCACAGTAAATGTGGGAACTGCCAAACCAAACTGCACGACATCGACGGCGTGCCTCACCTCATCCTCATTGCCTCTCGCGACATCGAGGCTGGGGAGGAGCTCCTGTATGACTATGGGGACCGCAGCCGGGCTTCCATCGAAGCCCACCCCTGGCTGAAGCATTAA